The following proteins come from a genomic window of Winogradskyella sp. PC-19:
- a CDS encoding serine hydrolase domain-containing protein: MIKNKKAKLIVRIVLLVGTAISLFFVPWILVKAWILPLPDTVQKQVDEAIGHGFDGMIVYVDEVGKPPSFYTGGWKDREKKIPADPKSLFKIASISKLYTALAATKLVKEKRLSFDKSLTDYLPELKGRIENVEEITLKMMVQHRSGIPNFTDNPAFWENEEENGKNPLDFALDLPASFKPDKGYEYSNTNYLLLRRILDKVLGHNHNDYIKEKILIPLELNNTYFSITEVDLEDVMSGYYVGIEEDFKAREFGMLATAKDVGTFLRALNDGSVFEEGEQELYPYEYNHGGLVIGYQSLAEYHKDIDAVVVQFINTTDFEGYEWNLSEIIINRIVKIIRKKN; this comes from the coding sequence ATGATAAAAAACAAAAAAGCCAAATTGATTGTGCGCATAGTATTGCTTGTTGGAACAGCAATATCCCTGTTTTTTGTACCATGGATTTTAGTAAAGGCTTGGATTTTACCGTTACCTGATACGGTTCAAAAACAAGTGGATGAAGCAATTGGGCATGGGTTTGATGGAATGATTGTTTATGTAGACGAAGTGGGAAAACCACCATCGTTCTACACAGGTGGTTGGAAAGATAGAGAAAAGAAAATACCAGCCGACCCAAAATCATTGTTCAAAATTGCCAGTATTAGTAAGCTGTATACAGCTTTAGCAGCTACGAAATTGGTCAAAGAAAAGCGTTTGTCTTTTGATAAATCATTAACCGATTATCTTCCAGAACTAAAAGGAAGAATAGAAAATGTAGAAGAGATTACACTAAAAATGATGGTTCAACATCGTTCAGGTATTCCAAATTTCACAGATAATCCAGCATTTTGGGAAAACGAAGAAGAAAATGGCAAAAATCCATTAGATTTTGCTTTAGACTTACCTGCTAGCTTTAAACCAGACAAAGGTTATGAATATTCAAACACGAATTATTTATTGCTTCGTAGGATTTTAGATAAGGTTTTAGGACACAATCACAATGATTATATCAAAGAAAAAATATTAATTCCCCTAGAATTGAACAATACCTATTTTTCGATAACTGAAGTGGATTTGGAAGACGTGATGAGCGGTTATTACGTAGGAATTGAAGAAGATTTTAAAGCACGCGAATTTGGAATGTTAGCAACCGCAAAGGATGTTGGAACATTCCTAAGAGCCTTGAATGATGGTTCTGTATTTGAAGAAGGAGAACAGGAATTATATCCTTACGAATATAATCACGGTGGTTTAGTCATTGGTTATCAAAGTCTCGCAGAATACCATAAAGATATAGATGCTGTGGTAGTTCAGTTTATAAACAC
- a CDS encoding DUF6896 domain-containing protein — MNKKITLDILAKAIIEYRSEGMELMNRLGKKFEYDIAVQKEYDELIWKGNKKVPRSGKLSERVNYSFHGGECGFHKRKTQQNIEVILTNAPKFGKIDAWFLKEYLDSTNEYKEMSKDIDWQELKPMLEELYNTGKIKEIK; from the coding sequence ATGAATAAAAAAATCACATTAGACATATTAGCCAAAGCTATTATCGAATATCGTTCAGAAGGAATGGAACTAATGAACAGATTGGGGAAGAAATTTGAATACGATATAGCTGTTCAAAAGGAATACGATGAATTAATTTGGAAAGGAAACAAAAAGGTTCCCAGGAGTGGTAAACTTTCTGAAAGAGTCAATTACTCTTTTCACGGAGGAGAATGTGGATTTCATAAAAGAAAAACACAACAAAACATTGAAGTAATCCTGACGAATGCACCAAAGTTCGGGAAAATTGATGCTTGGTTTTTGAAGGAGTATTTAGATAGTACGAATGAATACAAAGAAATGAGTAAGGACATAGATTGGCAGGAATTGAAACCAATGCTCGAAGAACTTTATAATACTGGAAAGATTAAAGAAATAAAATAA
- a CDS encoding phosphoribosylaminoimidazolesuccinocarboxamide synthase produces the protein MENEQKFKTKTGFCHILTDKIVLTRDGIVGNVAELTTGNNIYQILGIYGIMSIVLFYIAFTKIVKEDWIEFAIYCGIGIYIAYSLVKSLNLSSTPIIERNKIKNVEFKPAKKFLTRSYFKVEFEQNEGKIKSRLIMLPGSLNDGTNETEKALGIMKKAGLI, from the coding sequence ATGGAAAACGAACAAAAATTTAAAACCAAAACTGGATTTTGTCACATTCTGACTGACAAGATAGTTCTGACTCGTGATGGAATTGTTGGAAATGTAGCGGAATTGACAACTGGGAATAACATTTACCAAATACTTGGAATTTATGGAATAATGTCAATTGTTTTATTCTATATAGCGTTCACAAAAATCGTAAAAGAAGACTGGATAGAATTCGCTATTTATTGCGGAATTGGAATTTATATTGCGTATAGCTTAGTTAAAAGCCTGAATTTGAGTTCTACGCCAATTATCGAGCGGAATAAAATAAAAAATGTGGAATTTAAGCCTGCGAAAAAGTTTTTAACAAGAAGTTACTTCAAAGTGGAATTTGAGCAAAATGAAGGGAAAATAAAAAGCCGACTTATTATGCTTCCAGGTTCACTTAACGACGGAACAAACGAAACAGAAAAAGCACTCGGAATAATGAAAAAAGCTGGATTAATTTAG